The proteins below are encoded in one region of Xenopus laevis strain J_2021 chromosome 8L, Xenopus_laevis_v10.1, whole genome shotgun sequence:
- the nfkbia.L gene encoding NFKB inhibitor alpha L homeolog (The RefSeq protein has 3 substitutions compared to this genomic sequence) encodes MSVPFHDYQGNMMEGEARDLRKDKLLQDDRFDSGLDSLKEDEYTAIMKDINELRIDVPSDTPYCEPEPWKKEVNEDGDTFLHLAIIHEENTLVKEAIRRSYKDHCYLNKQNNLHQTALHLAVITEQHEISQFLFEAGCDPEIQDFRGNTALHIACKQGSLRGVGVIFQHCEKQLPALLKSVNYDGHTCLHLASIQGYLALVEILIAKGADVNAQEPCNGRTALHMAVDLQNYDLMSLLLNFGADVNRVTYQGYSPCQLTWGRNNMLIQQQLVEVTQKNLQYLPESEEEDSSDSDYEYNDDELMYDDCIIGGMPLH; translated from the exons ATGTCTGTGCCTTTTCACGATTACCAAGGGAATATGATGGAGGGAGAAGCCAGGGATCTCAGGAAGGACAAACTCCTGCAAGACGATCGCTTTGACAGCGGCCTGGACTCCCTGAAAGAGGACGAATACACGGCTATCATGAAGGACATAAACGAGCTGAGAATCGACGTGCCGTCCGACACGCCGTACTGTGAGCCCGAACCGTGGAAGAAAGAGGTCAATGAAGATGGAGACAC GTTTCTTCATTTGGCCATTATCCATGAAGAGAAGGCTCTGGTCAAGGAGGCTATCCGCCGTTCATACAAGGACCATTGCTACCTGAACAAACAGAATAATCTTCACCAG ACAGCACTACATCTGGCAGTAATCACCGAGCAACACGAAATCAGCCAGTTCCTTTTCGAGGCTGGTTGTGATCCAGAAATCCAAGACTTCCGAGGCAACACGGCCTTGCACATTGCCTGCAAACAGGGCTCGCTGCGGGGAGTTGGTGTCATCATTCAACATTGTGAGAAACAGCTGCCGGCACTGCTGAAGTCTGTAAACTACGACG GTCACACGTGTCTCCACCTGGCATCGATCCAGGGCTATCTTGCTCTTGTGGAAATTCTGATTGCAAAGGGGGCTGACGTAAATGCACAG GAGCCTTGCAATGGCCGCACTGCACTGCATATGGCTGTTGACCTGCAGAACTATGACCTGATGTCACTTCTCCTTAACTTTGGAGCTGATGTTAACAGAGTCACGTACCAAGGTTATTCTCCGTGCCAGCTCACATGGGGAAGAAATAACATGCTGATCCAACAACAGCTGGTGGAGGTGACACAAAAGAATTTGCAGTACCTTCCAGAGAGTGAAGAGGAAGACAGTTCTGACTCCGATTATGAATACAATGATGATGAG CTTATGTATGACGACTGCATCATTGGGGGAATGCCGCTGCATTAG